In Paenibacillus sp. FSL M7-0420, a single genomic region encodes these proteins:
- a CDS encoding glucose-1-phosphate adenylyltransferase, translating to MSKKECIAMLLAGGEGRRLAPLTSSMAKPAVPFGGQYRIIDFPLSNCVNSKINTIGVLTQYEAESLHQHIGEGEPWGLHSRSDRGVRLLPSGIEGRDSYTGTADAIYKNIEYIDSQNPEHVLILSGDHIYHMDYRKMLDYHIAKSAKATISVMEVPWDEASRFGVMNVDEDFKISEFAEKPKAPKSNLASMGIYLFEWAYLKAHLLRDAANAESGHDFGKDVIPSMLDANDELFAYRFEGYWRDVGTVGSLWEAHMDLLQEDGFQLDNSRWPMYSRAQRTKLAAIRPRTQQAASADCLIHETCQLEGSPQRSVIFSGVEIGKQSRIKQSVVMPGARIGRGVLIEHAIIGEGAVIKDGAVIKGSADNIVVVGPHEIVAAKPLVRTQPARLLQEVYENAGRLRAEGMPS from the coding sequence ATGAGTAAGAAAGAATGTATTGCTATGCTTCTTGCAGGCGGGGAAGGCCGCAGATTGGCCCCGTTGACTTCCAGCATGGCTAAGCCTGCAGTCCCTTTCGGCGGACAGTACAGAATTATTGATTTTCCCCTCAGCAACTGTGTGAATTCCAAGATTAATACTATCGGAGTACTGACTCAGTACGAAGCAGAGTCCTTGCATCAGCATATCGGTGAAGGTGAGCCCTGGGGGCTGCACAGCCGCAGTGACCGGGGTGTAAGGCTGCTCCCTTCAGGGATTGAAGGCAGAGACAGCTATACAGGCACCGCCGATGCTATTTATAAGAATATTGAATATATTGACAGTCAGAACCCGGAGCACGTACTTATTCTGTCGGGAGACCATATCTACCACATGGACTACCGCAAAATGCTGGATTATCACATCGCCAAGTCTGCGAAGGCAACGATATCGGTTATGGAGGTTCCTTGGGATGAAGCGAGCCGCTTCGGCGTGATGAACGTGGATGAAGATTTCAAGATCTCTGAATTTGCCGAGAAACCGAAGGCGCCGAAGAGCAACCTGGCTTCCATGGGTATTTATCTGTTCGAGTGGGCGTATTTGAAGGCTCATTTGCTGCGGGATGCTGCAAATGCGGAGTCCGGTCATGACTTCGGTAAGGATGTCATTCCATCCATGCTGGATGCGAATGATGAACTGTTCGCTTACCGCTTCGAGGGCTACTGGAGAGATGTGGGTACTGTTGGCAGCCTCTGGGAAGCTCATATGGATCTCTTGCAAGAAGACGGCTTCCAGCTTGATAATTCACGCTGGCCGATGTACAGCCGTGCACAACGCACCAAGCTGGCTGCGATCAGACCCCGCACTCAACAAGCTGCTTCAGCAGATTGCCTGATTCACGAAACCTGCCAGCTCGAAGGCAGCCCTCAGCGCTCGGTCATCTTCAGCGGTGTAGAGATCGGCAAGCAGAGCAGAATCAAGCAGAGTGTGGTAATGCCCGGTGCCCGTATTGGACGCGGTGTTCTGATTGAACACGCCATTATCGGCGAAGGAGCTGTAATCAAGGATGGCGCTGTGATCAAAGGCAGTGCAGACAACATCGTAGTTGTCGGCCCGCATGAGATTGTCGCAGCCAAGCCGCTGGTCCGTACCCAGCCTGCCCGCCTGCTTCAGGAGGTCTATGAGAATGCCGGCCGTCTGCGTGCGGAAGGAATGCCTTCATAA
- a CDS encoding sensor histidine kinase — translation MIKKGMRRQIVLHYILVVFVALLLVETTFLLAIRTYYYDSIYTKITTQISAAESMVKYGNLNGASANQLQGLLELFNLENTELEVLTLKGDIITSSTGFQPDRTITTSDVPEAVGGSTGRWVGRQAGTNESVMAVSKMVRINAHDTYILRYLTSMEGVNKDLLNLTLLSLGIGAAVLTIVLLLSFGLANSIVRPLNNITAVSAQMAKGKFTTRIKGDYRYEIGALASTLNYMADEIVRSNQIKDDFISSISHELRTPLTSIKGWSETLVSGGYDPEETKLGVGIISRESDRLIGLVEEILDFSKLQQNEMKLSMGQVDIKVLLQETLLNIWAKAEKKRIHLLLECEETIFIKGDANRLKQVFLNLVDNAVKFSPEDSSIVLSAERLSGTEMAVTVRDSGIGISEAHLSRVRDRFFQVDALNGGTGLGLAISQQIVELHNGKLEMDSELGKGTQVTVILPLDDGQQGNTRPGNSPVTS, via the coding sequence ATGATCAAGAAGGGGATGCGCAGACAGATCGTACTGCACTATATTCTTGTAGTCTTTGTAGCGCTTCTCCTGGTTGAGACAACCTTTCTGCTGGCGATCCGTACGTATTATTACGACAGCATCTACACCAAGATCACTACACAGATTAGTGCAGCCGAAAGTATGGTTAAATATGGAAATTTAAACGGCGCATCAGCGAATCAGTTGCAAGGGTTACTCGAATTGTTCAATCTGGAAAATACAGAGCTGGAGGTCCTGACGCTTAAAGGAGATATTATTACGAGCTCCACCGGGTTTCAGCCGGACCGGACGATCACCACCAGTGATGTCCCAGAGGCGGTGGGAGGCAGTACAGGACGCTGGGTGGGGCGGCAGGCCGGCACCAATGAAAGTGTCATGGCCGTATCCAAGATGGTGCGTATTAATGCTCACGATACTTATATTCTGCGGTATCTGACCTCCATGGAAGGCGTAAATAAAGATCTGCTTAATTTGACCCTGCTCTCCCTTGGCATCGGTGCAGCAGTCCTCACCATCGTGCTGCTGCTCAGCTTCGGTCTGGCCAATTCGATTGTGCGTCCGCTGAATAATATTACGGCAGTGTCAGCACAGATGGCGAAGGGCAAGTTCACGACCCGGATCAAAGGCGATTACCGTTATGAGATCGGGGCACTTGCTTCAACGCTGAACTATATGGCGGACGAGATTGTCCGCAGCAATCAGATTAAGGATGATTTTATCTCCTCGATCTCCCATGAGCTGCGCACTCCACTGACCAGCATCAAGGGCTGGAGCGAGACGCTGGTCTCTGGGGGCTACGACCCTGAAGAGACTAAGCTTGGGGTCGGAATTATCTCCAGGGAGAGTGACCGGCTGATCGGGCTGGTGGAAGAAATCCTCGACTTCTCGAAGCTGCAGCAGAACGAAATGAAGCTGTCGATGGGGCAGGTGGATATTAAGGTTCTGCTGCAGGAGACGCTGCTCAATATCTGGGCTAAGGCCGAGAAGAAACGGATTCACCTGCTGCTGGAATGTGAGGAGACGATCTTCATCAAGGGGGATGCCAACCGCCTGAAGCAGGTCTTCCTCAATCTGGTGGATAATGCGGTGAAGTTCTCGCCCGAGGATTCTAGCATCGTGCTGTCGGCGGAACGCCTGTCCGGTACGGAGATGGCGGTTACTGTTCGTGACAGCGGTATTGGCATTAGTGAAGCGCATCTGTCCAGAGTACGGGACCGCTTCTTCCAGGTCGATGCCCTGAACGGAGGCACGGGCCTGGGGCTGGCGATCTCCCAGCAGATCGTAGAGCTTCATAACGGCAAGCTGGAAATGGACAGTGAGCTGGGCAAGGGCACTCAGGTTACCGTCATTCTGCCGCTGGATGACGGCCAGCAGGGGAATACCCGTCCCGGCAACTCACCGGTAACTTCATAG
- a CDS encoding response regulator transcription factor, which produces MSKVLILEDEESIRSFIVINLKRNGFEVLEAADGHEALHKLTTIHDIDIALLDVMVPGIDGFEVCRRIRETNERLGIIFLTAKVQEQDKVYALSVGADDHVSKPFSPTELIARIQSLLRRVNVHREQSAKVSFQSGPFTLDLISKQFKRSGEAIELTPTEFSLVQFFLEKENTPLSRDSLLDHVWGKEYMGDPKIVDVNIRRLRQKIENNPSEPEYLQTVWGHGYKWKGQVQ; this is translated from the coding sequence ATGAGTAAAGTACTGATACTGGAGGACGAAGAGTCTATCCGCAGTTTTATTGTTATTAATCTGAAGCGCAACGGCTTTGAGGTGCTGGAGGCGGCGGATGGCCATGAGGCGCTGCATAAGCTTACTACTATACATGATATTGATATCGCCCTGCTGGATGTGATGGTACCGGGCATCGACGGCTTTGAGGTATGCAGACGCATCCGGGAGACCAATGAACGGCTGGGGATTATTTTCTTGACGGCCAAGGTACAGGAGCAGGACAAGGTCTATGCGCTGTCCGTAGGGGCTGATGACCATGTCAGCAAGCCGTTCAGTCCAACCGAGCTGATCGCCCGTATCCAGTCGCTGCTGCGCCGGGTCAATGTTCACCGCGAGCAGTCAGCCAAGGTATCGTTCCAGTCGGGTCCGTTCACCCTGGATCTGATCTCCAAGCAGTTCAAGCGGAGCGGGGAAGCCATTGAGCTTACGCCAACAGAGTTCTCGCTGGTGCAGTTCTTCCTGGAGAAGGAGAATACGCCGCTCAGCCGTGATTCCCTGCTCGATCATGTCTGGGGCAAGGAATATATGGGGGACCCTAAGATCGTTGACGTCAATATCCGCCGCTTGCGCCAAAAAATCGAGAACAATCCGTCAGAGCCTGAATACCTGCAGACGGTGTGGGGACACGGCTATAAATGGAAAGGCCAGGTACAATGA
- a CDS encoding phosphonate ABC transporter ATP-binding protein has translation MITVEHLAKAVGEDKTPVLQDIGFQLEPGEFVALLGASGSGKSTLLRCLALREKWDRGNFRVDGQDIMKSPFAGKRKIRREWAYLEQNAELNPNRTALKNVLIGQASQTPLWRMATGMVRSDDYMGAMDQLDLLGLLDKAKLKSGQLSGGERQRVAIARALVHGAKVILADEPVTGLDPKTAENVLETLRNLCKETGLTVLTVLPIELAERYASRLWVLEDGRIKHDVKGRRLTSQERLHL, from the coding sequence ATGATTACAGTTGAACATTTGGCCAAAGCGGTCGGGGAAGATAAAACACCGGTGCTTCAGGATATTGGATTTCAATTAGAACCGGGAGAGTTTGTAGCGCTGCTGGGAGCCAGCGGCAGCGGGAAATCCACACTGCTGCGCTGCCTTGCCCTGCGTGAGAAGTGGGACAGAGGGAATTTCAGGGTAGATGGGCAGGATATTATGAAGAGCCCCTTCGCCGGCAAACGTAAGATCCGCCGGGAATGGGCTTATCTGGAGCAGAATGCGGAGCTGAATCCGAACCGCACTGCACTGAAGAATGTGCTGATCGGACAGGCCTCCCAGACGCCGCTGTGGCGAATGGCTACAGGCATGGTCCGTTCAGATGATTATATGGGGGCGATGGACCAGCTTGATCTGCTTGGCCTGCTGGACAAGGCCAAGCTGAAATCCGGCCAGCTCAGCGGCGGTGAACGTCAGCGTGTAGCCATTGCCCGGGCATTGGTCCACGGCGCCAAGGTCATCCTGGCGGATGAGCCGGTGACAGGCCTTGACCCCAAGACTGCGGAGAATGTGCTGGAGACCCTCCGCAATCTGTGCAAGGAGACAGGCCTTACCGTGCTTACGGTGCTGCCGATCGAGCTGGCCGAGCGTTATGCCAGCCGTCTGTGGGTGCTGGAGGACGGAAGAATTAAGCATGATGTCAAAGGACGCCGGCTGACCTCACAGGAGCGGCTGCATCTGTGA
- a CDS encoding MFS transporter, which produces MPHGQSGRMNYSILIAVIILAGLSQGMLLPVLSILLEQEGVSSSLNGLNAAALYVGSFAMTLIAERVLGAIGFKKLIAAGLALVLVSLLLFPLLTGVKVWFVLRVLVGIGDSAVNYAAQLWVLLMTPAEHRGRNLSLYGMSYGLGFSLGPLGISLLRFGQPAPFLITALLFVIVLLIVGFKLPDSRPEAMDHSEGQASRFGRSYRLAWYALIPALLYGYMEASLNSSFPVYGLRTGFSADQIAALLPFAGIGGLLLQLPLGIWSDRYGRKAILIAAGTGGGLAFTLLPLTGDHFLLTLLVLMAAGGLVGSFFSLGLSYAADILPRKLLPAANVVASFHYSLGSIAGPGIGGLLLQFGWGGSVFAVMGGLYIVFGLAGLLFSPRKAI; this is translated from the coding sequence ATGCCGCATGGACAGAGCGGTAGAATGAATTATTCGATTTTGATTGCCGTGATTATTCTGGCAGGGCTGAGCCAGGGGATGCTGCTGCCGGTCTTATCTATTCTGCTGGAGCAGGAAGGCGTATCGTCCTCGCTGAACGGACTTAACGCGGCCGCCTTGTATGTAGGCTCATTTGCCATGACCCTGATTGCAGAAAGGGTACTTGGCGCCATCGGCTTCAAGAAGCTAATCGCCGCCGGTCTCGCGCTGGTGCTGGTATCACTCCTGCTGTTCCCGCTGCTTACCGGCGTGAAGGTCTGGTTCGTGCTCCGCGTGCTGGTCGGGATCGGCGATTCGGCGGTGAATTATGCCGCGCAGCTCTGGGTGCTGCTCATGACACCGGCGGAGCACCGTGGACGGAACCTGTCTCTCTACGGGATGTCCTACGGACTGGGCTTCAGCCTCGGACCGCTGGGCATCAGCCTGCTGCGGTTCGGGCAGCCCGCACCGTTCCTGATTACAGCCCTGCTGTTCGTAATCGTGCTGCTGATTGTGGGCTTCAAGCTGCCTGACTCGCGGCCGGAAGCTATGGATCACAGCGAAGGCCAGGCGAGCAGATTCGGCCGGAGCTACCGGCTTGCTTGGTATGCGCTGATTCCGGCGCTGCTATACGGCTATATGGAAGCCAGCCTGAACAGCAGCTTCCCGGTATACGGGCTGCGCACCGGATTCAGTGCAGACCAGATTGCCGCTTTGCTGCCCTTTGCAGGCATTGGAGGCTTGCTGCTCCAGCTGCCGCTCGGCATATGGAGCGACCGTTATGGCCGCAAGGCCATCCTGATTGCTGCGGGGACAGGAGGAGGCCTGGCCTTCACACTGCTGCCGCTTACCGGCGACCATTTCCTGCTCACCCTGCTGGTGCTGATGGCGGCCGGGGGACTTGTCGGCTCCTTTTTCTCACTAGGATTAAGCTATGCCGCCGATATCCTGCCGCGCAAGCTGCTTCCCGCTGCCAATGTAGTCGCTTCCTTCCATTATAGTCTGGGAAGTATTGCGGGTCCGGGCATCGGCGGGCTGCTGCTGCAATTCGGCTGGGGCGGCAGTGTGTTTGCCGTGATGGGCGGCCTGTATATTGTATTTGGGCTGGCAGGGTTATTGTTCTCGCCACGGAAGGCGATATGA
- a CDS encoding ArsR/SmtB family transcription factor produces the protein MKYELSIDVSPVYELLDSFMLYVTKKWTSNLDIGTDWIRDVDGRFTPAQLAALKQAAEWPFEDYDVLYAWAYSRGEASKVLQFLAELESSSLEDCLRRTEPFFHSFTAEECARIKNGYTPLLRIWYEHYFRHVEHTLLPLLIEDASEKKMLESKMDMVPLIEYASGGIVIEDIPGLKTIVLLPTVHNRPINTYCFYKNLMLVQYPVDVPSDNEEEPPTVLLRLTQALSDPTRLRLLRFVANEPKTLWEMQSELSLSREMLMHHLLSLRVAGLLRVHLRGEGTERYSIRPDGASELQMFLESYIRI, from the coding sequence ATGAAGTATGAACTGAGCATTGATGTTTCCCCCGTATATGAACTGCTGGACAGTTTCATGTTATATGTAACCAAGAAATGGACCTCCAATCTGGACATCGGCACCGACTGGATCCGGGATGTGGATGGCCGCTTCACCCCCGCACAGCTGGCTGCACTGAAGCAGGCCGCCGAATGGCCGTTCGAAGATTATGATGTACTCTACGCCTGGGCCTACAGCCGGGGCGAGGCTTCCAAGGTGCTGCAGTTCCTGGCTGAGCTGGAGAGCTCGTCTCTGGAGGATTGCCTCCGGCGGACCGAGCCGTTCTTCCACAGCTTTACGGCCGAGGAATGCGCACGGATCAAGAACGGATACACGCCTCTTTTGCGGATATGGTATGAGCATTATTTCCGCCATGTGGAGCATACCCTGCTGCCGCTGCTGATTGAAGACGCCTCTGAGAAAAAAATGCTGGAGAGCAAAATGGACATGGTCCCGCTGATCGAATATGCTTCCGGCGGAATTGTCATTGAGGACATTCCCGGGCTGAAGACGATTGTGCTGCTGCCTACCGTGCATAACCGGCCGATCAACACGTATTGCTTCTACAAGAACCTGATGCTGGTGCAATATCCGGTAGATGTCCCTTCAGACAATGAGGAGGAGCCTCCAACGGTGCTGCTTCGTTTAACACAGGCTCTCTCTGATCCTACCCGGCTGAGACTGCTGCGCTTCGTAGCGAACGAACCGAAGACACTGTGGGAGATGCAGTCCGAGCTGAGCCTGTCCCGGGAGATGCTGATGCATCACCTGCTTAGTCTAAGAGTCGCCGGACTTCTGCGGGTCCATTTGCGCGGTGAAGGCACCGAACGCTACAGTATACGTCCTGACGGGGCCTCGGAGCTCCAGATGTTTCTGGAGTCCTACATCCGTATCTAA
- a CDS encoding HAD family hydrolase, producing the protein MKYLTQQVIFDLDDTLVHCNKYFDLILGQYFELMSDWFSDYQPTIGELRSKQVEIDVETVSTSGLASDNFPKSLIATYRYFCSKYNRKPDAFEERQLMKLGMSVYDQEVEAYPGMVETLDTLKQDGHSLYLYTGGDDTIQQRKIAQMKLDAYFDDRIYIRQHKNVEALENILTTYPFDRKITWMIGNSLRTDVLPALTAGINSIYLKQPNEWLYNLIELEREMQQSVMTISAIHEVPPVIRTAALREHHG; encoded by the coding sequence ATGAAGTATTTGACCCAACAAGTGATCTTTGATCTCGACGATACCCTGGTGCATTGCAATAAGTATTTTGACCTTATCCTTGGACAGTATTTCGAGCTGATGTCTGACTGGTTCAGCGATTACCAGCCTACCATCGGCGAACTGCGCAGCAAGCAGGTGGAGATCGATGTCGAGACTGTTAGCACAAGCGGCCTGGCCAGCGACAATTTCCCGAAATCACTGATTGCCACCTACCGTTACTTCTGCAGCAAATATAACCGCAAGCCGGATGCCTTCGAGGAGCGGCAGCTGATGAAGCTGGGAATGAGTGTGTACGACCAGGAGGTGGAAGCTTATCCCGGCATGGTAGAGACGCTGGATACCCTCAAGCAGGACGGCCATTCCCTCTATCTCTATACCGGCGGCGACGACACCATCCAGCAGCGCAAAATCGCCCAAATGAAGCTTGACGCTTATTTCGATGACCGCATCTATATCCGCCAGCACAAAAATGTGGAGGCGCTTGAGAATATCCTGACCACCTATCCGTTCGACCGCAAAATCACCTGGATGATCGGCAACTCCCTGCGTACAGATGTACTGCCCGCGCTGACTGCCGGGATCAATAGTATCTACCTGAAGCAGCCGAATGAGTGGCTCTACAATCTGATTGAGCTGGAACGGGAGATGCAGCAGTCCGTCATGACCATCTCTGCCATTCACGAGGTGCCTCCGGTGATCCGCACCGCTGCGCTGCGGGAGCATCACGGCTGA
- a CDS encoding DsbA family protein, translating into MNNKANRSRNTPNHGRLLPMLLAVIAVLLIALLAFFLTQGKSSGTEALDNLPNYTDVKGKIVVDGLKYEKQPHLGSESAKVKVIEFADFKCPACKNWTASYLDTFIKDYVDSGKVQFYFMNFAFIDRDSYLAASAGEAIYQQNNEKFWEYLHKLYESQGDESKIWATQKFILKFVKDNIAGIDQERFEQDLKNHTYMYDVKEDFKIAGAYGVNGTPKFMVNGVLLPDSSYEGLSAAIEAALNESP; encoded by the coding sequence ATGAATAACAAAGCTAACCGTTCCAGGAATACCCCGAATCACGGGCGTCTGCTCCCTATGCTGCTTGCAGTGATTGCCGTGCTGCTGATCGCCCTTCTTGCCTTCTTCCTTACGCAGGGCAAATCGTCCGGCACTGAGGCGCTCGATAATCTCCCCAACTACACCGATGTGAAGGGCAAGATCGTGGTGGACGGGCTGAAATACGAGAAGCAGCCGCATCTGGGCAGCGAATCCGCCAAGGTGAAGGTGATTGAATTCGCCGATTTCAAATGCCCTGCCTGCAAAAATTGGACCGCCTCCTACCTGGATACGTTCATCAAAGACTACGTAGACAGCGGGAAAGTCCAGTTCTACTTCATGAACTTCGCCTTCATTGACCGGGACTCTTATCTGGCCGCAAGTGCCGGGGAAGCTATCTATCAGCAGAATAATGAGAAGTTCTGGGAGTATCTCCACAAGCTCTACGAGAGCCAGGGTGATGAGAGCAAGATCTGGGCAACCCAGAAGTTCATCCTTAAGTTCGTGAAGGACAATATTGCAGGGATTGACCAAGAGCGTTTCGAGCAGGATCTGAAGAACCATACGTATATGTACGATGTAAAAGAGGACTTCAAAATCGCCGGAGCCTACGGCGTCAACGGCACACCGAAATTCATGGTGAACGGCGTCCTGCTGCCGGATTCCTCCTATGAAGGCTTAAGTGCCGCCATTGAAGCAGCTTTGAATGAATCCCCGTAA